TCGTACTCCAGTTGCGCGTGGTGACGGCATCGCCCAGCAGGTTGCCCATCGCGGCGGCGGCGCGGCTGGCCAGCACGCCGTCGGGACACCATAGATAGGCCGACCAGCGCCCCAGCGTGAACGCTTCCGGCTGCCACGGCTGGTGGCACAGCGGTTCCAGGCGAGCGCGGTCGGCCGGGTTGCTGAGGATCGCCACCAGCAGCCGGCTCGGGTCCGTCGCCATGTCGCGCAGGCCGTTGTCCTGCACCACTTCGTCCAGCTGGTGCGCGTCGAGCACGGTAACGCGCGAACCCACGCCCAGCTTCAGCACCAGCGCCTCTTCGATACGGGTGGCGGACTGCGCCGCGTCGCGCGCGGCGCAGTCGAACACCACGTTGCCGCTGTTGAGCAAAGTACGCACGCCACCGAACCCCAGGTCCGCCATCACCTTGCGCAGGTCCGCCA
This is a stretch of genomic DNA from Pseudoduganella chitinolytica. It encodes these proteins:
- a CDS encoding DUF1697 domain-containing protein; its protein translation is MSTTRQIALLRGINVGRAKRIAMADLRKVMADLGFGGVRTLLNSGNVVFDCAARDAAQSATRIEEALVLKLGVGSRVTVLDAHQLDEVVQDNGLRDMATDPSRLLVAILSNPADRARLEPLCHQPWQPEAFTLGRWSAYLWCPDGVLASRAAAAMGNLLGDAVTTRNWSTITKLHALANDAGA